ATGGCATGATCCATCCCTGAAATGCAAAACGAGCCCATTGGGAAACCCCTTATATGCTTCACATAGAAGGGATAAATTGTGAGGGAGAGGTGGTGGAGGTAAGTATTTTTCCCCCTGAAAGAATCTATTTTGCTGTGGGTAAACACTGAAAACAAATATGTATGTTATCTTTGTAAATAGGGTTTTATTGCTGACAGTTTTAGATAATTAGGttgcaataacaaatttatcgggttttaatgttttaatttttactttgtatgttcttattgtattgttagctgctttgtCTCACCTTGGTGGGGGGTAAAAATCAACtctgataataaataaaattgccaCAAAGATATCTTGctaagagggagagaaaggaagtaCACATTTTTGTCCACAATTCCCTAATatacagatatttaaaaatacaaagtttcaaaaagatggactgcTATATCCTTGCCACCACAAACTGCCTATGAATTAAACTTAGAACTTGAAAGGGTACCAAAAATATGAGGAAAGAGGCTGTTTATATAAGGAAAAGATAAATTGgaaccatcattttgaaacaccctataTATCTTTTCCCAATATACCCACTTTAATGCATTTTCTATGAATTAAACTCTAACACCAATGCAACACCAACATGGACTAGACCAGAGCGTCTTAAACCTTTCCACTTGGGACCTCTTCTGGCCTGAGAAATTCTTGCGTGACCCTAGATATATAGGTATTACAATAGgtataaaaagcaaacatttactgataagataccagaatttgcaaggcttgctaaacaggcttatTTTCCTTTGTTGAAGCATCTTTTGGATGATTTTTTATCACCATCTCATTTTTGTGGGGCCACAAAAAAGGATTAAGGCTGCCTGTAGCCCATAGGCCATGCTTTCTCCACACCTTCACAATATCCAAAGCCCATGGAAGTGAAAGTTAGGGTGTGACTTAAATCAAAATTTCCAAGACTTAAAAAGCACAAGTGAATGTACAAAAATATTCAGTGATCTAAAATCCTGAGTATGCTCATAATGTGGATATTATTTTCTGATAAATCCTCGTTAAAGTATCCATATACCTCTTGGTTTTAAATACACAATTTCTTGTAGCTGTCCTTGGATGTGGCAACCACCAACATTTGAAATTACAGTAGCTCAAATTCTAACAATagcatattattttaattttaaaaataaaataaagtattaagtCTAATATGCCAGTGGAACAAGACATTCAAGacatttttttaatgttcagtACTGTAAACAAGAATTTCAATAAGTCCTAGCCCTCTCCCATACTTTCAATGTGTAAACCTTTTGACAATACAGGATATACTACAATTAACAATTTCAATTGCTGTTGGAAGAATATTTTAATACTATCTTGTGTAAAATGTCATTCTACGAGAAGAGGTTAATTACACGTTAGGTATGTTACAAAATTTCTGTTCAAATTCTTCCCAAGCACTTTGTTAAGAAATGTCATACCCGATACCTCATTATTGCCAAAGGGCCACAAATACAAACAGCGATGAAACATAAAAGTGCACAATGTTTTAGACCACAAATAAACACAAAAACGATTGGAAGAAGCTCCATTAGAATCCCAGGATAGATTCATTCCACAGCATGTCTTCCTCTGTTGGTCCATTGGCTTctgccttctttttttccttcttatgtTTTTTGCTCTCCTTTTCAGAAGAATCTTCTTTATTGCCTTTCTCTTTACTAGACTTTGATTTCCCCTCGCTTGCTGAATCTACTtcgtctttctttttctttttcttctcaacATCATTTCCCAAGTCTGGCTCATCTTCACTGTGTTTTCTCTTCTGTTGTTGAGGAttaccctccccctcccccgtTTGTTCTTTCTCCTCTTTAGACATTTTTGGCAGTTTCTGACTTTTCTCATAAGAGCTAGTGCTATTATCTGAAGATAAAAGCTTGTAGCCATCACCTGATTCAGCTGGTGGCAAGTTGTAATGGTaatccctgcagatggccaagtGAGACACTTGTTTTTCTGAACATTTTTCTGAGCTGCCTTGAGGCATGGCTGCATTTTCTAGTTTTAGTGGTTCCCTGCCAGGTGGAGACCAATGTAGCAATTGGTCTTCAAACGAATTGGCTGATGGGtctgagaaaaaaatggaatgttggtctGGTTCATAAGTATCTCGGCAAAACTTATCTCGCTCAAATGCAAAGGTCTTTTTATGACCATTAATGGTTTCAAATCCTTCATTTCCAAACTCTTCTCTTGGCTTTCTAAAATTAGTTTTTGGTTCTAGCCCTCTAGCTTTTTGTACTTTAATGTAATCTGCCAATTCGTCTTGAAAAGAATCGTATGTTTTCTTTGTGTTCGTCATCAGATTGGCAATCATGTTCTCTCTgcaaaaataaagagaaattgtAAATTAAATGAACAGTAAAGGATTAGAGAAAAACCATAAAAATGGCTAAGATTAGAATTAAATTTGCTCTGGACAAAAGCATTACTTAAATCAGTTTGGTTTCATATCAACATATAAACTTCAACAATCCAAACCTACATATAGTCACTGGGAGATAAATTTTAATGCAAATTCCTAGGACCGTGAATTATCTGGCACAGGACCATTAAACACCAAACAGTTTTCAAAAGGTGCAGTTGTTGACAACCTTCTAACAGCGAGGAGGagaaattataaaattatttgaaTGTAGCTTACAAAGATTTAAATCCCTAGAAGTCAGACAAGAACAGATAAAGAGTAGTTCTTACGTCTTCGCAGGGGGCTAGAGCACAAGAGTGAGGAATCTATTTAGGATAGCAGGGAAGTTTCATCTCTACCCCTATGTAAAATTTGGATGGACATCAATGGGTATATCCACATTGTCTTATGTGATGTCACCAGTTCCTTGGAATAAGTGCTGGATTGTGCATTCTCAATCAATGTTATCTGTCTATCCTTCTCCTACATGTTGGGCTCCAGTCCCTGCTTTTATTCAGCAAGTGGGAAGCATGACTAGGGTACAACCAACCACCAAGGATGGGattcagccagcatttgaaatGCTACCTTGTCATTAATATGTTTTGAACCGTAAAATGCtcttttattctgttttcagTGAGACAAAGTATATTAGGCACTTTACAGAGAAAGAAGGTAGAAGACACACAGACTATTTGGCTACACTGGGTACACAAACAGAGGGATATTACATTTTATTCAGcagtcacacacacatatatatatattatacatgcaTACATGACCATCACTTCTTCCTGTGATGAACACGCAAGCCAAATCACATTCTCTGTAAATCTGTCATTCTGCTGATACACCACCTTTCTCTGTCCCTTGGAGAAAGAAGTGGGTGTCTAGACCCTGCGCTCCAGCAGTCTGCCACATTTTTGTAAAGTAAGGTCTCTTATACGGTATTTTTGCTCTTGTTGAAGTTGTAAATAACTTACAACATGTTATCCAGCTGACTCCATCAGTTCCGGACAAGGAATCATTGTTTGACTCCCTTAACTTAAAGAATTATTGTCTTTGGTCATGTAAACATGTTTTCAACCACAGTTCAATAGGTCATCAATGTCAGCAGTTCTTATCAGCAACTTTTTATCACAATTCAGTAGTTCATgaattcttcacctccttctgCAGGTTTCCAGGCTTCCTTCTCAGAATAGGGTCTTCAACCTTATATAGGCCTCAATCATATAATTTTATTCAATCCACTCATTACAACATGATTGGGCCATCCACAACTCTAGAATCAAGGATAGTTAGGAAAATACTTACTTAATCTGATGTTTATTTCCTTGCATGTGAGACTGGTACATCTCTATGGATGTAAGGCTGATGCTGCAGATGGGGCATATATAGTTACCCACTCCAACGGCTAAAGGAACAGAAGTTCACAGGTTAGAAGCTGCAATTGAAACAACCCCCACCTTGTTATAACCGTGTCCAGTCACTTTGTGCACTCCCTTTGACAAGCACTTTGAGAATAAAAGCAAGTAAACCTTCACACTTATAGCTGTGCAACAATACACACAAACAATTGTAACATGCATCCTAGTGCTGCTTAAAGTAATGGCCTAAAGGGCAGTGTTAGTTTGTAAGCCATATGTTGCTAGGCTAGACAAAGTCTCCAGGAAGAACAGCTGTACCAAAGGGGCACAAATCGTACTGGTTCTTGCCCAAGAAGCACAGATGTATATGATACTGAACATAACCTATTGGATATAACTTACTGAAAAATAACTGCACACAATCTcagggcacatatccttttggcaaatgtgaatctccatgaacatatggagaccaccttttgaaaaccactagtcaagaaaagcatgaccttgttagaagtcaactctttgaacaagtgatattcacaaggaTTCATATCATGGCACACAtgcaactcagctgttaaactgaagaaccatgtctttaaatggccaaggacaaagacatgccactacaaaaatatatctggttagcagaggatggttgtttctttaaagttgaaaaattgcagttgtaattgcccaaatcatatacactccctttaaaaccCCTTTAaagtatgcactcagagataaaaaacaaaGACTTCTTTGAAAAATACCTATCTTGTTTACCCATAACCATCcagtattaattcaccatataggcgcatttcttattgaagttaaGTTACAggtaggatgtagcttctctgtgttgagtacacagggtctCATTCTTAATAAATAGtctatagtctttaagtatatttgtagtcactgaagtccataagcatacttctatattaaAATCCAAACAGTAACATGCatacacctccactgaggtctgatgcaaaagccTGCTTTCATTAAAGATTAgacacatactgaatacaaaacagagtcctgagtctgaacatgctcagtacaatcacatgtctattgTCCCTCCCACAccaagaggtacagtcaaactagcaaatcaacatacacatagaatacaggttagcaaatatatacattaacaaacaaatagtgagaggcttgggaggttgctatttccgaCATATGATACATGTGGCACTAAAAGGAAGCAAAATTATACTAGTAGTGGGGACCTAATCTACATTTTCTTTAGAACATACCTGAATTAAAAAATGCACAACACAATGAATGGAAAGGGTATAGAGTGGGATGTTTGAATGTTCAAGATGGCCCATATATCTCTACACTCCACCTCATCGTCTAGACATGTTGGCATCCTATATgagggtttctttttaaaaaatatagagagAAACTGGCAAATAAAACATCTGCAATCTGAACTGGTGGGAGCCAGTTGATTTATGGGAGTCTATTATGTGTGTGTTTCAATGCTGCTTGCTCACCATTGGCCTTGGCTTCCACAGGGATAGCTGTGGTTCCCATCTTAGCTAGCAGTTTCTTACGTGCTTCATTCCGTGTGTGCTTCTTGCCCACATAGTGCTGCCGGGCCATTAGAGGATTGTTAAAGGAAGCTGAGCAGAGCTTGCAAAACCTTTCTGGATCATCCATATCCAAAGTAGTTGCACATGACGAAGATGGATCTTCAGTGTCACCATTTTGTGAAGTCTTTTCAATAGATGGTTCTGGTAGAGTTGGAACCACAGAAGGACCTGGCACAAAGGGCAATGAAAaaagtcaggccccttctacactgccataaaatccagattatcaaagcagaaaatccacattatctgttttgaactggattatatgagtctacactgccagattttatatggcagtgtagaaggggcttcggTTTCTCACTGAAACagacaaggagaaagagaaggaagaaagaaacagaatcAGCACACCTGCAATTTTCAGGATACATTAAGACTGAATACATTTTTGGGGGAGCATTTTGCCCATACAGCAAAATACTTCCAAACCCCAAATCTACCAAAGAGCAATGCCTTTACTGGTAATCCAAAATGTGGAAAAAAAACAGCATGTAAGCTTTTGAAGCACCATTGGCTCCTTTCTTCATCAGGAAAAGATATTAAAATCATACAGAATAAAAGTGACATTGCTAGTCACAGCTTGACAATGCGGCTTCAATCTTATTTCTATGGTCGGTTAAGATGGACCAGAGGGATATCAATGCAGATAGAGGCCACTCTCCTTCAAGTAATAGCATTTAaactccattagcaacagaaaaagtaactttcttTGAGATACAAGCAGCCCATGTCCTGCATAAAGTTAACTACCCCTTTACCAAGCAGAGGATATTGAATTTCTCTATGAACCCAGGTACTGctacatctgaaaaaaaaaaacctttttgatGCAGTTTAGGTAAAATTTGTCAACGACTCTTTGTTGGAGATAGAAAATCTAAAAAGAAGTAAATCCCAGACCATTGATTTTGTTAAGGTTTTTCCTGTTGATGTCAAAAGTCCGATATCTTCAAATCCCGGAAACATATTCAGGGAAAGCTTTGCTGgtcatgcagcaaaatacaaaatTTCTGCATTTTGGCTGGCCAATAAAGGTATCATTCTTTTCTGATTTTGGATAAAGAGAGAATGCAATCTTTGTGGCTGTCCAGCATTATCAAATAAATCCCTAAAATTGGATCCTTCAGCATCGAACATCCTCACTGACCTAATCTTATCCTGGACCACATCACTTGTCTGATTACAATGGCACACACTTTACTACTGACAAACGGTAGATATAGAACAACACAGAACAGTGCTAAGTTTTTACCAGGTTCCGGCTGAGTGCTCTGGCCGGACTGCAGAGACTGATCTGATAATAGCTTCAGCTTTTTGGAGTGGATCTTTCCCAAGTAGTGTGATTGGGCAACCACTGGAGATGAGAACACCATTCTGCAAAGCTTGCAGTAGGAATTTTTGTCAGCATTTGACTCCATCTGAAATTAAAAGACAACACACTGAGTCACGTAATGCTCAAGGGATGGTTCAATCTCTCTCTGTTGAGAGAACAGGAAAAGAAATTAGCATATATGCTTAAAAACTAAGCTTCAGGTTGGGTTCAAAAAGTATGTTCCACATCAGACAAGGGTGATTATTTTGCCTTATAATGTTTTGTTATGAAAGGCTACAACCCAGAGGGAAAGCCAAGTGGAAGCTGGactgagccagaaacaaattgcCATCCCACCCCTTCCTTATATATCAAAGTCCTTTTACACTAAATacttatagtgctatgattctactTCACTGTTATGCTTCCATCCTATTGGTGAGCCCCTAGTgctctctgactgagaattctaaGTATTTCTTCTAAAATGCAGTTCCACAGGACAACActatggcagctgaagtggaatCAGATTACTGTAATTGTGTAACATGAAAGGTGCCATACACGCATGTCTACAAACAAAGCAATGAGGAAGGGGGAGAGACTCAAAGAATTAAGAATGGGGTTCCAGCATCTGGGGAGCCAGATGATACTACTAACTATATCAATTTCAAATGAAGCCCACAGATTTTCCAGCCCTGAGATAAAGTATCACCAATAACACAGACAAGGCAACTTCACCTGGAGCGTCTCCTGCTTGCTGGGCTCCTTTTGTTCAGCATTTATTTGCAAATAAAGTCTGACTTTCTGTGCATGTTTTTTGCCCTGGAAAACAGAAGATTCAGCTTTATATCAGGATGCatttgggggaaagaaggagtATAAGCTATAAATTACCTCCAAAATATTTATAAAGATATGTGATTCAGCACTTGAGATTTTAAGACACTAGATATTGCAGGATACTTTGTATCAAACATGATGATGGCAATCTGCTTAGAAAAGGTCTTTAGGCATATGTTTTCATGACATCCAGATTGGCTTATTGCAGTGTACTCTATATACAACTACATGGAAAAGTATTGTGGAACTTGGTATAGAATCAAAGGCCATGATAGAACATGGTAGGTATTTTCCAACAGTATCAGAAGAATGGCTTGTCCATTAATTTTTCAGAGTATATTCAAAACATTGGTGATTACATTTGGGTTGTTCAGGCCCAAGGGATATCTAAGAGGCCCTCTCCTCTTTACCCAGTCTGGCTGCTCCCTCAAATCTGCTGGAAAGGTTCTTCATGTCTTACTTTCAAACATAGTTGTTGAAAATCAAAGGGGTCTTTTTATGCAGCTATATTTAAATTGTGGAATTCCTTACTGCAGCAGGTCCATTTGGCCCTAACATTTTTGATTTTTGCTGCTTTGCCATGGTGGTTCTGTTTTTAATAAACCTGTGATTTGATGGACAAACAAAGGTTTTATAGCTAACTTATGTGTTCTTATATTGGTTTTTTCCTGTTACACCTATTATCTTTGTGAACTGGGTTGCTTTAATTTTGACCTACTTTGTTGTTTTTGGAAAGCTACATATTTGTCTCTGGACAAAGTAGAAGGGTGGAACTTGCTTATTTATTGGAAATACATAATGAAATCTGCAATAGCAATACATCTGGATTTCATGTTTATAATGGTCTGATACTACTTGCTACAGTAATGTAATTAAAACACTAACAAGAAAAATCTTAAGAGTTTACTTAGTGTATGTCCATTTCAAAAATCTTAACTCTAGCCACATATCAAAAGGGCAGAGATGCATCTTATGCAGAATAGGGTTTATATGATAAAATCAGCCTTTGAATTGCGCCCAGAAAAGatttggcagccaatggagctgttgcaacagaagAGTTATGTGCTCACTCTAGCCAGCCTAGCCTGCCACTTTATTGGACCAACTGAAGtcagagcacttttcaaaggcaaccccctgTAGACTGCATTACagaaatccaaatgggatgtaaccaaggcatgcatTACTGTAGCTATACCTGACTCCCCCAGGGATCGGTGCAATTGGCACactagttttaactgtgcaaatcaCTCTTGGTtactgctgaaacctgggcatCCAGATTCAGAGTCAAATCCAGGAGTAGCCCCAAGCTGCGAAACTTTATTTTCTGGGAGAGTGTAActccatctaacacaggctgaataCTTATTCCCAGGTCTAAGATCTCTGTGATTATTTCTTATCAAGAAAAGTGTGCTTATACTGGCAAAAACTGAATTACCCCTGCTAATGAACAGGGGACCATGAAACACAAGTGATGTGTTCAATGTCCAATCTTACCTCATAATGTGCTACTCTTTGGGATTCAAACTTCAGCACAGCCCCACAAACTTTACAGAAAGTATCTGTACAAAGTTCTTTTCTGGTGACTTCATCCAAAGTGTAATCTAAAGTGAATGGTTAAGGGTACAGTGTCAGTTACCAGAACACAGAGAGCCATTTATTTATGAGAGCTACACTGAAAAACCTAAATGAATGATCACACTATGTAATAACATTTGAAAACTTTCCTGTTCttggttttaaagtgttatttcctgttaaattgtgcGATATGtactttgaaattagttgttatacttcagaaacttcagtttttgtggctgccacaaactaggttgaattggttgagatattcatttaaaatctatagcaaaatgtgctgcagggtgtcctgaaaaaacaaagtttttgcagtttaataaacatttccatgtttttatgatatacttaattaggaaatcacatttataaactaggaacaaaaatagtgttacctAGTGTAATATAAAAGGGCCCGTACACTACATACAATATGTATTTCCCAATATCCATTTTGGCTCTTTTAAGCTATGTGAGACTCTTGGCTTGTGCCAGCCATCGTCTCTTTCTGGTAGGGGAAAAATTGCTTTGACATTTCTAGCTTCGAAGTCAATCTACAGTTCCACACTTGTAAGATGCCTGACTGCTATAAATACAACACTATTATTGAACTTCTCTTTTGAGAGATAATCACGGCTATAGAGAAggatacaattataataaagttGCCATTTATTCTCTGAACTGAAAATAAGTATAGTTGCTGTGATTCCATTTAATTCTTGCACAGTGTAAAATTACACCAGTGCTGTTCTGCTGAAGTTATACGTGCAGGCTGCTAATCCATGCTAGGGATCATTCATATACAGTATCACAAAAGCACAGCCACTTGCACAAGAGCCAAAGCAGTGCAACAACACTTATGCATCTCTGGTTAGGACACTGTTCTTATGCAATATTCAGAAAAACATAACAGTTTGTGTAATACTCATTCAAGCATAAAGAATCAATATGTGAGGCTAGTCTAAAGCGAATGGACTGATAACTGCTGGGAGTATTCACATACACAAAGGTGAATAAAGCTTAATCTAgatttaaaatacattgtaaacTGGGAAATAGTTAATTTGGAGTCCTAGCTCTGACTGAACTTAATTTATCTCAAGCTTTAGATCCAATTCTGAATATAAGCATGTTGCCCCAGAAAGATCAGGTGCACAATTCAAAGGTTCTCTTATGGAGATACAGATAGTTGTTTAATGTCATTATTTTCCCCTTGGTCTGTGTACTTCAAGGCAAACAAGAAAAACTGATATGGTATAGCAATTTTGGGTGGGAATTATACATCtaagatattttaaaatctgtGTATTTTTCAAGTATTCAAATTATGATCAGCCTAGCTGAAGATAAATAGAAGTGTACTTTAACATTTGTATCTGCAATACCTCCCAGTGCAaaggtaaaaaaaaccccacacatcaTAGACTGCTTAACTATTGATAACAAATTCCTAAAGATAAGGCTACGTGAGACAAATTCCACAGAATATTAAATATACAGCCGGATTAATGATGAGTTAATGGAGAGAACACTCCACAAAAGGAAACCTACCTAACAAAAATTAGAAGACACACCTAAGATTTAGCATTTTACTGGAAATCTAGAAATAATCTCTTAATAAATTATAGACGTTGTAAACTCACCAGAAACTGAGAATGTCTGGACAACAATTAATGTATTGGTAGCCTCATTTTATTGAATTCTATTAACTGAATCCTGTTAACACATTTTTTGGGGTCAAAAGGGC
This sequence is a window from Anolis carolinensis isolate JA03-04 chromosome 6, rAnoCar3.1.pri, whole genome shotgun sequence. Protein-coding genes within it:
- the krcc1 gene encoding lysine-rich coiled-coil protein 1 isoform X1, coding for MAAAPAAAAAFSAGRERAEGGGDAPSAAGLPPSRGQRADYTLDEVTRKELCTDTFCKVCGAVLKFESQRVAHYEGKKHAQKVRLYLQINAEQKEPSKQETLQMESNADKNSYCKLCRMVFSSPVVAQSHYLGKIHSKKLKLLSDQSLQSGQSTQPEPGPSVVPTLPEPSIEKTSQNGDTEDPSSSCATTLDMDDPERFCKLCSASFNNPLMARQHYVGKKHTRNEARKKLLAKMGTTAIPVEAKANAVGVGNYICPICSISLTSIEMYQSHMQGNKHQIKENMIANLMTNTKKTYDSFQDELADYIKVQKARGLEPKTNFRKPREEFGNEGFETINGHKKTFAFERDKFCRDTYEPDQHSIFFSDPSANSFEDQLLHWSPPGREPLKLENAAMPQGSSEKCSEKQVSHLAICRDYHYNLPPAESGDGYKLLSSDNSTSSYEKSQKLPKMSKEEKEQTGEGEGNPQQQKRKHSEDEPDLGNDVEKKKKKKDEVDSASEGKSKSSKEKGNKEDSSEKESKKHKKEKKKAEANGPTEEDMLWNESILGF
- the krcc1 gene encoding lysine-rich coiled-coil protein 1 isoform X2 codes for the protein MESNADKNSYCKLCRMVFSSPVVAQSHYLGKIHSKKLKLLSDQSLQSGQSTQPEPGPSVVPTLPEPSIEKTSQNGDTEDPSSSCATTLDMDDPERFCKLCSASFNNPLMARQHYVGKKHTRNEARKKLLAKMGTTAIPVEAKANAVGVGNYICPICSISLTSIEMYQSHMQGNKHQIKENMIANLMTNTKKTYDSFQDELADYIKVQKARGLEPKTNFRKPREEFGNEGFETINGHKKTFAFERDKFCRDTYEPDQHSIFFSDPSANSFEDQLLHWSPPGREPLKLENAAMPQGSSEKCSEKQVSHLAICRDYHYNLPPAESGDGYKLLSSDNSTSSYEKSQKLPKMSKEEKEQTGEGEGNPQQQKRKHSEDEPDLGNDVEKKKKKKDEVDSASEGKSKSSKEKGNKEDSSEKESKKHKKEKKKAEANGPTEEDMLWNESILGF